Part of the Mycoplasma mycoides subsp. mycoides SC str. PG1 genome is shown below.
GATGTTGGAGATAAAACAGAAATTAAATTAGATAATGTTGGTTCAAAATTTATATCAGTACGTGTTAAACCAACAGATGCAAAAGAAGCTTCTGAAATTCAAGTTATTCACACAAGTAAACCAGCAGATTTAGATATAAAAATTAAATATTATAATGGAGATATTATTGGTGTGGATCCATCAATGCAGTATCGTATAGTGGGCACTGATAATTGAGTAGACATTATAGGAATTAAAATAGAAAAACCATCTCGTGGAAGTTATGAAATAAGGGTGAAACCTCAAAAAAATTCACTAGCTTCTAATTCTAAAATAATAACAATTAATTAGTAATTATCAAACTTTATATACTTAAGTCTTTTAACAGCAAATTTAATTTTGCATAAATTAAAATTTTATTGTTTTTCAAACTAGTTCATAGTATAAAAAAATCCCCCGAACCCCATATTCCGGACTAAAAATCCAGGAAATGGGGTTTTTATATGTCCAAATTAGATTTAGAAAAAAGTTAAAAATTGTTAAAGAAGCTAAAAAACTTAATGTAAAAAGGAGCACTTATTTAGCAAATAAGTATAATACTTCAGATTGAACTGTAAAAAATTTAGTTAATAGATTTGAAGCATTCGGAATCGAAGGACTTATTAATAAGGATAAAAATCTTATTATAGTCCAAAATCAAAACTCAAAATTGTATTATATAAACTTAAAACTAATCAGTCTTATGATGAAATTGCAAGAAAATTTAATGTTGTTTATTCATCAACTACAGCTGGATGATTTAAAAAGTATAAAGAATATGGATTTTTAGGGTTAAATAATAATATAGGAAGACCTAAGAAAAATATAAAAACCCTAATAAAAAACCAACTAAAATAAAGAAATCTCAAGTAGAAATTAACAATGAACAACAGATTAAGGAATTAAAAGAGCAAGTTGAATACTATAAGTTGGAGGCTGAATTCTGAAAAAAGTTCCACACCTTGTTGACAAAACAAAAATCAACAAGGAAAAAACAAAAGTAGTTTTAGAAATGTTAAAAATCTATAAAAATGTCAAAGTTTATGTTTTATTAAAAATAGATCAATTGCCTAAATCCTCTTTTTATGAATGAAAATATAAATTAGAAAATCCAATAGATAAAGACAAAGAATTAAAGAAAATGATTATTGATATTTTCTACAAATCATTTGAAAGATATGGCTATAGAAGGCTAAAAATGGCTTTAAAATCAAAAGGATATATTGTAAATCATAAGAAAATTTTAAGGTTAGCTAAAGAACTTATCATTTAATGCATTAAATTTAGAACAAAAAATAGACAATACAGTTCCTATAAGGGAACTGTTGGAAAAATTGCTGATAATGCTTTAAAAAGAAATTTTTACTCACCAGAAGCAAATAGAGTTTGATGTACTGATGTAACAGAGTTTAGGGTTAATGGTCAAAAGCTATATTTATCACCAATCATTGATCTTTATAATGGTGAAATTGTCTCATATTCAATTCAGACAAGTCCTATTTAAACTTAACTAATTCTATGTTGAGAAAAGCACTTAGAAAAGTTAAAAATACTAATGGTTTGATAATTCATTCTGATCAAGGATTTCATTATCAACATATTAGCTGAGTTAAAACACTAGAAGAAAATAACATAACTCAAAGTATGTCTAGAAAAGGTAATTGTTTAGATAATGCTATAATAGAAAATTTTTTGGTCTGTTAAAACAAGAAATTTATTATGGTGAAAAATACAATTCAATACAAGAATTAATTAGATCAATACACAAATATATTTATTGATTCAATAACATAAAAATAAAAGAAAAATTAAAAGGATTGTCTGCTGTACAATTCAGAAAACAATCCTGTTATGATATTGAAAATTTTTAGTCTGTGTTTATGGTAGCGGGGGGAATTGCTAGTTTTAATTAAAAAAATATGTATTTAATAGTTATTTATCATAATGTTCTAAACAGCACCTGTTTCAAAAATATATTGACATTATATGAAAAAATTATTAACAATATTAGGATCTGTTGGTTTAGTTGCAACAACTAGTGCTGCAGTAATTGCTTGTGGTGATAAAACTTCGCAAAAAACTCCAGATACTAAACCTACTGAAGAAACTAAAAAAGAAACTAAAAAAGAAGATAAAAATAATGAAGAAAATCAAAAAAAATGAATCAAAACCAATAAATCCTGAAAATGATAAAAAAAATTCTGAGGTCATAAAAGCTATTGTAAAAAAACAAGAGGACGCATTTGCAACGTTTCACACTCGTAAAGACTTCTTAGACCAAATAAAAGTTTTTGCTAAAGAAGAAGGAATTGAAAACTTAGAACTGGCAAATAAAAATGAAAATAAAACTTTTAAAGAGGGTGAAAATATCCCAGAAAATAATGTTAAATTACGTTTAGGGACTCATGAATTCGAAGTACAACTGGGAAAAGTTTTAATGGATAAAGTGGCTACAAAATATTATATTGAAAATGATAAAGGAAATATCATTACAGATCAAGATGGCCAGTTTTCAAATCTAAATAATAAAGTAGTTATTACTCAAATAGGTTATTCATTGAAACCGAGAGATGAATATTCTAATAATGGTGAAAAAGTAATAGAAATACATAAAATGCCAGGAAATACAATAGAAGTTCCAGAACATCTTCCTTTGAAAATTAAAAGTCTAAGAAATGCTTTTAGAAACTTTAAATTAAAAGAAGTTTTAAAATTAGATAAATGAGATGTTTCTAATGTAGAATTAATGGATGAAATGTCCTACGTTTCCCACTTAGTCGCGAAAACACTCAGTTTTCAGCGGCTATATTTTTTATAAAAAAATATAATTTATTATGCTTTTATGCTTAAATATGATATAATAAAGACGTGAAGAAGTCAAGAAATGATGTAAAAAGACAATGAAGAACATCAATAGCAAGAGTTAAAAAAGGCGAATACTTATCAATTGGAGTGCCAAGATCAGATAACAAAGGTTTTGTATATAGATTAGGATATGGATATTTGCATGAATTAAAACAATATCACGATGGTCCGCTAGCAATTATCAAAGCAATTATTGCAAACTTTCCATTGTCTTGAACAAAAGAACAAGCAAGAACTAAATTAGATGAAATTTTTAAAGAGAAAAAAGAAACCAAAAAAGAAGTTTTAGAAAGGTTTAAAGGTTACGAAGTAGTTGAAAAACTATTTGATTATTTCAATATTTTTAATGATTGTTCTCCCACAAAATCGACAACATTAAAAGATGTTGTTTTACAGTTGATTTATCAAAGAATTAAAAATCCAATAAGTGTTTTTAACACTTATAAGACAGCAAAAAAAGAAAAAATAGACACTCATTCAAAAAATTCATTTTATAGATCATTAGACTATATAGCAAAAAACAAAGATGAAATTTTAAGAAATTTAAATACAAAAATTTGTGCAAATACCAATAGAAAAATTGATGTATTATGATTTGACGCAACAACTACTTATTTTGAAACATTTTCTCGTGAAGGTTATAAAAAACCTGGTTATT
Proteins encoded:
- a CDS encoding lipoprotein gives rise to the protein MKKLLTILGSVGLVATTSAAVIACGDKTSQKTPDTKPTEETKKETKKEDKNNEENQKKWIKTNKSWKW